The genome window AATAATGAGTCCATTAGGCTTACAAATTCGTGCAAACTCATTAATATAATTGACTGATGCTGGTTTAGGTATGTGCTGAAGAACGATTGTTGTGAAAATGAAGTCAAAACTATTGTCCTCAAAAATGGATAGATCATTTTGTTCATTATGAACAAAACTCAGTTTTTCAGTTGATAAATCATTTAGCTCTTTGGCTTTGGCAATCATAGTTGATGAAACATCAAGTCCAATAACCTGGTCGAAATGTGCAGACAATGCCCGACTTA of Bacteroidota bacterium contains these proteins:
- a CDS encoding class I SAM-dependent methyltransferase, with amino-acid sequence MSFLSTKKNWEGFAKKDPLWAICTNPTKKDGKWNQDEFFDMGKTEVDSIIQMLQQKKYFSNEHASCLDFGCGVGRLSRALSAHFDQVIGLDVSSTMIAKAKELNDLSTEKLSFVHNEQNDLSIFEDNSFDFIFTTIVLQHIPKPASVNYINEFARICKPNGLII